One genomic region from Zalophus californianus isolate mZalCal1 chromosome 14, mZalCal1.pri.v2, whole genome shotgun sequence encodes:
- the MORN3 gene encoding MORN repeat-containing protein 3 isoform X1: protein MPISKCLQKSEPLWKGWDRKAQKNGLRHQVYAVSDDCYVGEWKDNMKHASGLPCLQCRPIRVSSGKGTQIWKKKGAIYEGDWKFGKRDGYGTLSFPDQEMGKPRKVYSGWWKDDKKSGYGIQFFGPKEYYEGEWCGNQRSGWGRMYYSNGDIYEGQWLNNKPHGEGMLRQKNGNRYEGCWRRGMKNGSGRFFHLDHGQLFEGFWVDDVAKCGTMIDFGRDEAPEPTQFPIPKVGSTQQSPVATPERQNTAPPQPHPAWPGPAQPSPAQPGNRQVLFSVRASPRRLAAAHKADSTSKVGSTPKAGSPGLPCSSIQPLTASLQIKILDPDGVLEEALAMFKKTEED, encoded by the exons CACCAGGTGTACGCTGTCAGTGATGACTGCTATGTGGGTGAGTGGAAGGACAACATGAAGCACG cctcagGGCTGCCATGTCTGCAGTGTCGGCCCATCCGTGTGTCATCAGGAAAAGGAACACAGatctggaagaagaaaggagcCATCTATGAGGGAGACTGGAAGTTTGGGAAGCGAGATGGCTATGGCACCCTCAGCTTTCCTGACCAAGAGATGGGAAAGCCCAGGAAAGTATACTCTGGCTGGTGGAAAGACGATAAAAAATCG GGCTATGGGATTCAGTTTTTCGGACCCAAGGAGTATTACGAGGGTGAGTGGTGTGGCAACCAGCGAAGCGGATGGGGCCGCATGTACTACAGCAACGGCGACATCTACGAGGGCCAGTGGTTGAACAACAAACCGCATGGGGAGGGCATGTTGCGTCAGA AGAACGGGAACCGCTACGAGGGCTGCTGGCGGAGAGGCATGAAGAATGGGTCGGGCCGTTTTTTCCACCTGGACCACGGTCAGCTGTTTGAAGGCTTCTGGGTGGACGACGTGGCCAAGTGTGGCACAATGATCGACTTTGGACGCGATGAGGCCCCTGAGCCCACCCAGTTCCCCATTCCTAAGGTGGGCAGCACCCAGCAGAGCCCTGTGGCCACACCAGAGAGACAGAACACGGCACCCCCGCAGCCACATCCAGCCtggccaggcccagcccagcccagcccagcccagccagggaACAGACAGGTTTTGTTTTCAGTCAGGGCATCCCCACGGAGACTGGCAGCAGCCCACAAGGCAGACAGCACCTCCAAAGTAGGCAGCACCCCAAAGGCTGGCAGCCCGGGCCTTCCATGCTCCTCAATCCAACCCCTTACTGCTTCCCTCCAGATCAAAATTCTAGACCCTGATGGCGTGCTAGAGGAAGCCTTGGCCATGTTCAAGAAGACAGAGGAAGATTGA
- the MORN3 gene encoding MORN repeat-containing protein 3 isoform X2 — translation MPISKCLQKSEPLWKGWDRKAQKNGLRHQVYAVSDDCYVGEWKDNMKHGKGTQIWKKKGAIYEGDWKFGKRDGYGTLSFPDQEMGKPRKVYSGWWKDDKKSGYGIQFFGPKEYYEGEWCGNQRSGWGRMYYSNGDIYEGQWLNNKPHGEGMLRQKNGNRYEGCWRRGMKNGSGRFFHLDHGQLFEGFWVDDVAKCGTMIDFGRDEAPEPTQFPIPKVGSTQQSPVATPERQNTAPPQPHPAWPGPAQPSPAQPGNRQVLFSVRASPRRLAAAHKADSTSKVGSTPKAGSPGLPCSSIQPLTASLQIKILDPDGVLEEALAMFKKTEED, via the exons CACCAGGTGTACGCTGTCAGTGATGACTGCTATGTGGGTGAGTGGAAGGACAACATGAAGCACG GAAAAGGAACACAGatctggaagaagaaaggagcCATCTATGAGGGAGACTGGAAGTTTGGGAAGCGAGATGGCTATGGCACCCTCAGCTTTCCTGACCAAGAGATGGGAAAGCCCAGGAAAGTATACTCTGGCTGGTGGAAAGACGATAAAAAATCG GGCTATGGGATTCAGTTTTTCGGACCCAAGGAGTATTACGAGGGTGAGTGGTGTGGCAACCAGCGAAGCGGATGGGGCCGCATGTACTACAGCAACGGCGACATCTACGAGGGCCAGTGGTTGAACAACAAACCGCATGGGGAGGGCATGTTGCGTCAGA AGAACGGGAACCGCTACGAGGGCTGCTGGCGGAGAGGCATGAAGAATGGGTCGGGCCGTTTTTTCCACCTGGACCACGGTCAGCTGTTTGAAGGCTTCTGGGTGGACGACGTGGCCAAGTGTGGCACAATGATCGACTTTGGACGCGATGAGGCCCCTGAGCCCACCCAGTTCCCCATTCCTAAGGTGGGCAGCACCCAGCAGAGCCCTGTGGCCACACCAGAGAGACAGAACACGGCACCCCCGCAGCCACATCCAGCCtggccaggcccagcccagcccagcccagcccagccagggaACAGACAGGTTTTGTTTTCAGTCAGGGCATCCCCACGGAGACTGGCAGCAGCCCACAAGGCAGACAGCACCTCCAAAGTAGGCAGCACCCCAAAGGCTGGCAGCCCGGGCCTTCCATGCTCCTCAATCCAACCCCTTACTGCTTCCCTCCAGATCAAAATTCTAGACCCTGATGGCGTGCTAGAGGAAGCCTTGGCCATGTTCAAGAAGACAGAGGAAGATTGA
- the MORN3 gene encoding MORN repeat-containing protein 3 isoform X4: MGKPRKVYSGWWKDDKKSGYGIQFFGPKEYYEGEWCGNQRSGWGRMYYSNGDIYEGQWLNNKPHGEGMLRQKNGNRYEGCWRRGMKNGSGRFFHLDHGQLFEGFWVDDVAKCGTMIDFGRDEAPEPTQFPIPKVGSTQQSPVATPERQNTAPPQPHPAWPGPAQPSPAQPGNRQVLFSVRASPRRLAAAHKADSTSKVGSTPKAGSPGLPCSSIQPLTASLQIKILDPDGVLEEALAMFKKTEED; the protein is encoded by the exons ATGGGAAAGCCCAGGAAAGTATACTCTGGCTGGTGGAAAGACGATAAAAAATCG GGCTATGGGATTCAGTTTTTCGGACCCAAGGAGTATTACGAGGGTGAGTGGTGTGGCAACCAGCGAAGCGGATGGGGCCGCATGTACTACAGCAACGGCGACATCTACGAGGGCCAGTGGTTGAACAACAAACCGCATGGGGAGGGCATGTTGCGTCAGA AGAACGGGAACCGCTACGAGGGCTGCTGGCGGAGAGGCATGAAGAATGGGTCGGGCCGTTTTTTCCACCTGGACCACGGTCAGCTGTTTGAAGGCTTCTGGGTGGACGACGTGGCCAAGTGTGGCACAATGATCGACTTTGGACGCGATGAGGCCCCTGAGCCCACCCAGTTCCCCATTCCTAAGGTGGGCAGCACCCAGCAGAGCCCTGTGGCCACACCAGAGAGACAGAACACGGCACCCCCGCAGCCACATCCAGCCtggccaggcccagcccagcccagcccagcccagccagggaACAGACAGGTTTTGTTTTCAGTCAGGGCATCCCCACGGAGACTGGCAGCAGCCCACAAGGCAGACAGCACCTCCAAAGTAGGCAGCACCCCAAAGGCTGGCAGCCCGGGCCTTCCATGCTCCTCAATCCAACCCCTTACTGCTTCCCTCCAGATCAAAATTCTAGACCCTGATGGCGTGCTAGAGGAAGCCTTGGCCATGTTCAAGAAGACAGAGGAAGATTGA
- the MORN3 gene encoding MORN repeat-containing protein 3 isoform X6 produces the protein MWHTVLQPTHKGYGIQFFGPKEYYEGEWCGNQRSGWGRMYYSNGDIYEGQWLNNKPHGEGMLRQKNGNRYEGCWRRGMKNGSGRFFHLDHGQLFEGFWVDDVAKCGTMIDFGRDEAPEPTQFPIPKVGSTQQSPVATPERQNTAPPQPHPAWPGPAQPSPAQPGNRQVLFSVRASPRRLAAAHKADSTSKVGSTPKAGSPGLPCSSIQPLTASLQIKILDPDGVLEEALAMFKKTEED, from the exons ATGTGGCATACGGTGCTTCAACCAACTCACAaa GGCTATGGGATTCAGTTTTTCGGACCCAAGGAGTATTACGAGGGTGAGTGGTGTGGCAACCAGCGAAGCGGATGGGGCCGCATGTACTACAGCAACGGCGACATCTACGAGGGCCAGTGGTTGAACAACAAACCGCATGGGGAGGGCATGTTGCGTCAGA AGAACGGGAACCGCTACGAGGGCTGCTGGCGGAGAGGCATGAAGAATGGGTCGGGCCGTTTTTTCCACCTGGACCACGGTCAGCTGTTTGAAGGCTTCTGGGTGGACGACGTGGCCAAGTGTGGCACAATGATCGACTTTGGACGCGATGAGGCCCCTGAGCCCACCCAGTTCCCCATTCCTAAGGTGGGCAGCACCCAGCAGAGCCCTGTGGCCACACCAGAGAGACAGAACACGGCACCCCCGCAGCCACATCCAGCCtggccaggcccagcccagcccagcccagcccagccagggaACAGACAGGTTTTGTTTTCAGTCAGGGCATCCCCACGGAGACTGGCAGCAGCCCACAAGGCAGACAGCACCTCCAAAGTAGGCAGCACCCCAAAGGCTGGCAGCCCGGGCCTTCCATGCTCCTCAATCCAACCCCTTACTGCTTCCCTCCAGATCAAAATTCTAGACCCTGATGGCGTGCTAGAGGAAGCCTTGGCCATGTTCAAGAAGACAGAGGAAGATTGA
- the MORN3 gene encoding MORN repeat-containing protein 3 isoform X8 yields the protein MYYSNGDIYEGQWLNNKPHGEGMLRQKNGNRYEGCWRRGMKNGSGRFFHLDHGQLFEGFWVDDVAKCGTMIDFGRDEAPEPTQFPIPKVGSTQQSPVATPERQNTAPPQPHPAWPGPAQPSPAQPGNRQVLFSVRASPRRLAAAHKADSTSKVGSTPKAGSPGLPCSSIQPLTASLQIKILDPDGVLEEALAMFKKTEED from the exons ATGTACTACAGCAACGGCGACATCTACGAGGGCCAGTGGTTGAACAACAAACCGCATGGGGAGGGCATGTTGCGTCAGA AGAACGGGAACCGCTACGAGGGCTGCTGGCGGAGAGGCATGAAGAATGGGTCGGGCCGTTTTTTCCACCTGGACCACGGTCAGCTGTTTGAAGGCTTCTGGGTGGACGACGTGGCCAAGTGTGGCACAATGATCGACTTTGGACGCGATGAGGCCCCTGAGCCCACCCAGTTCCCCATTCCTAAGGTGGGCAGCACCCAGCAGAGCCCTGTGGCCACACCAGAGAGACAGAACACGGCACCCCCGCAGCCACATCCAGCCtggccaggcccagcccagcccagcccagcccagccagggaACAGACAGGTTTTGTTTTCAGTCAGGGCATCCCCACGGAGACTGGCAGCAGCCCACAAGGCAGACAGCACCTCCAAAGTAGGCAGCACCCCAAAGGCTGGCAGCCCGGGCCTTCCATGCTCCTCAATCCAACCCCTTACTGCTTCCCTCCAGATCAAAATTCTAGACCCTGATGGCGTGCTAGAGGAAGCCTTGGCCATGTTCAAGAAGACAGAGGAAGATTGA